CGGGACCGGTGCATCAGGCCCAGCTCGGCCAGCTCGGCGCCCTCGAGCCCCTTGGTCACGGCACCGATCGGCTGCACGTCGACGAGACCCGCAGCGGTGCCGAGGTCGAGCACGTGCTCGGCGGCCTCACCGGTGTCGGTCACCGGCGTGGTGTTGGCCATCGCGAGGATCGCGGTGAACCCGCCGGCCGCGGCGGCGGCGGACCCGGAGCGCACCGTCTCGGCGTCCTCCCGTCCGGGCTGGCGCAGGTGGGTGTGCAGGTCGACGAAGCCGGGCAGCAGCACCAGCCCCTCGGCGTCGACGCGCTCGACGCCGGAGGTGGTGTCGGTGCCTCTCGCGCCGACGGTGGCGACGTGGCCGTCACGGACGAGGACGTCGGCCGGGTCGCCACCGAGGACGGCCGCGCCGGTGATCAGCAGCTCGCTCATGCGGCGCTCCCTTCGACGCTGCCGTCCGAGGCCAGGAGGTGGTACAGGACGCTCATGCGCACGGCGACCCCGGCGCTGACCTGGTCGAGCACGAGGCTGCTGGCCGCGTCCGCGGCGTCGGCCGCGATCTCCAGGCCGCGGTTCATCGGCCCGGGGTGGCAGATGACCGCCTCGGGGTTGCGCGCCGTCAGGGCGGTCAGCCGGTCGCGGGTCAGGCCGTAGCCGACCGTGTACTCACGCGGCGTGGGGAAGAAGCCGCCGGCCATCCGCTCGCGCTGGACGCGCAGCATCATCAGGGCGTCGACGCCCGAGTCGATGACCTCGTCGAGGTCGTCGGCGAGGGCGAAGCCGTCGGTCGCGGCCCAGGACGCGACCCCGCTCGGCATGAGCGTGGGTGGTGCGACCACGGTGACGTGCGCGCCGAGCCGCGGCAGGGCCAGCACGTTGGAGCGGAAGACCCGCGAGTGGGTGACGTCACCGACGATCGCGATCCGCTTGCCCTCCAGCGTGCCGAGGCGCCGCTCGAGGGTGTAGGCGTCCAGGAGCGCCTGGGTGGGGTGCTCGTGCGTGCCGTCACCGGCGTTGAGGACCGAGGTCGCCACCCCCGACTCGTCGAACCACCCGGCGACCTGGTGGGCGGCACCGGAGGCCTGGTGGCGCATGACGATCGCGTCCACGCCCATCGCGGCGATCGTGCGCACGGTGTCGCGCAGGGACTCGCCCTTGGAGGCGGAGGACCCCTTGCCGGTGATGTTGATCGTGTCGGCGCTCATCCACTTGCCGGCGATCTCGAAGGAGGAGCGCGTGCGGGTGGAGTCCTCGAAGAAGAGGTTGATCACCGTGCGCCCGCGCAGGGTCGGGATCTTCTTGACGGCACGGTGCTGCACGTCGTGCATCTC
Above is a window of Janibacter cremeus DNA encoding:
- a CDS encoding aspartate carbamoyltransferase catalytic subunit → MTKHLLSVADLDDDALRSVLSTATEMHDVQHRAVKKIPTLRGRTVINLFFEDSTRTRSSFEIAGKWMSADTINITGKGSSASKGESLRDTVRTIAAMGVDAIVMRHQASGAAHQVAGWFDESGVATSVLNAGDGTHEHPTQALLDAYTLERRLGTLEGKRIAIVGDVTHSRVFRSNVLALPRLGAHVTVVAPPTLMPSGVASWAATDGFALADDLDEVIDSGVDALMMLRVQRERMAGGFFPTPREYTVGYGLTRDRLTALTARNPEAVICHPGPMNRGLEIAADAADAASSLVLDQVSAGVAVRMSVLYHLLASDGSVEGSAA